A window of Hordeum vulgare subsp. vulgare chromosome 5H, MorexV3_pseudomolecules_assembly, whole genome shotgun sequence genomic DNA:
CATTATTCTCTGGTCAATTTAGGCTCAACTCCATTCCCAGTTTGCTTTTAGactttttctttatttctttctttccttttagATTAGGTTTAATCGCCTTTCTATAATTCGTTTGCTTTTTGTGTTGTTTGGTCGTTGTATCTCTGGTGCTACCTTAGCGCGATGCGTTGCGTGTTCTAGAAAGAGAAAAAACCAGCCCCAATTTAGTTCTCTTTTCATCTAGACAGCATAGCCAATAGCAACCAGCGAGCATGCTTTTCATTCCCCAAATCGTCGAGAACAAGCGAatcaaattgggaaaaaaattccAATTATGAACCTGAGGGTGAGGATGAGCAGACAAGCAGTGGTATTATCAAGAACAGGCATAAATCAAACTACAGATCTTTCTCTTGAAAATAAGAAAACACATTATTGTCACCGGGAATTTAGTCGCGTTCAGCCGCAGACAAAATAGACTTTTTTTATATTTATACAAAGAAAATAGCATACGACTGTGACTAGAGATAGCAGATGCAAACAGCTAACCTAGTTTATTCCTCCTAGACAAATTCATGAGGGGCAAACCGAGGACAAATTCATGAGGTTAATCAGCAGCAACAGCGCAAAACACCATGGACTAACAAAAACCAAGACCAACCACTGAGCAACACGAATCGCATCCACAAGCAGAACAAGAAGTAGAAGAAGCGCAAGAAAAGCAGGGCATGGCAGGGCCGCCATACCTATGCGGCCATCAAGAAACGAGCGGCGGCGCCGGAGAGGATCCCAGATTCTTGACCAGCACAGCGCAGGAAACAAGAAGCAGTCGGTGCCGGGGGTGGAGGTGCTCCGAGTGGAAGGGGGGCAGGAAGGAAGGAGCTCGGGGGGGATGGACGGACCAGGCGGGgagagaaggtggaggagggaggggggatgGGTGATGGGTGATGGAGACTGGTGGATGGTGGGGAAGAAAATGATATGGAGCCTTTGCTTGTGATtattattaaaataataataagcaaAGTGGCAGCAGCGTTACCAGCCGGCAGAGCTTGGCTGGAGACCGCCGGTAGCATGAGTAAAATGCATGAACCGTCCCTGAAGTTGGTGGCAAGGTCTAAAATGGTCCTTAAACTCTGAAACAGCTCCAATACAATCCCTAAACTCACGAATACCATGTCAATACGATCCTCAAACTCGTGCAACCAGTTCTAGCCTACGTATAAACATGCGGCTTGCATACTCCGCGCCGTCCATTTCCGCCACATCACCATAGAGGGCCCATGGTTAGAAAACTTGGTCGTCTCCCGGGTCAAAATCCTCAAAAACAACCTGAATCCCTAACTTTCCAAATCGCTCTCCACCGCATCACACTTCAGACAGTTCGGCCCAATCGTGCCTCCCCCTCTCGTCGTCGCTAGTGGTATCCTAGTCATGCCTCCCCTTCCTGTTAAAGCTGGTGGCTCGACTTTTGGCTGTTATGTAATCTCAACTATGCAACACTAGGGCATGGGTATGGGAAAATTTTATCCCTGGTCATGTAAACGGGGATGGGGACGCGGGGGGATGGGGACGGGGTGATGCGGAATTGATGGGTACGGGGATGTTCTAGGGGTCCTCATTGCCTCCCCTAGTcagaagaagacgaaggaggagaagaaaagcgaAGGAACGCGCCTGCACGCGAGCTATGCTCGATCTCTGGCCAGTCTAAAAAGTCTAGCAGGATATCAAACAACAAAATTTTGCATGATGGATATGCTCGGTCTTTGCGTCCCCATTGGACCAGGCTAAAAAGTCCTGCAGGATATCAAACAACAAAATTTTACATGGTGGATACGAGCCACATGCAACCTAGTTACCTCCATAGAACAAGACCTCATAGTTGAAACCTATAGTTGATACCTCCTTCCTCAATACATCCGAAATTATGCACGTTCACAACAGCCATGCTGATGTTGACGTCATCGCAATGTGTCAAGCTACAAACACCTTATATTGGCGTGCAGCTTTGCACCTTATATAATAGGGGATGCTAAAACTTAGTCGACTGAGTTTTACTCAAGTCTCAGTCGAGGTTCTGACCATTAGATCATTTGTTGCATTACGATATGTGTAGTGTTGTTTGTTTGTGTAAATCAGCCTGTACCGAACTAGCCGAGCTTGAGCTGATCTTTTTGACTTGTTTTTTACTCTCGCGTGAAGAAAGTTACGGCTAGGTAGGCAGAGGTCCTTTTCATTGTGTGTTCGGCCTTAGCCCTTGTTTTTTTATCTGttttaaaattatttttcattttcttgtatAATTTTTAGCAGATTTTTTGTTTGTGCCCCTTTTGTGTCGATAACATGTTTGTTGTATTTTTAAATTCAATTTTTGGTTTCTACACttgttttctttttattgctGTTTTTGGTTACTTCTTTTCTAACAGTATGattattgttgttttttgttattaatttttttatttaagcaatacatttttttttaaatttaaaaAGATTACATCTGTGTGGTGTTTTATCAGCATGTCTACTACTATGAACACAACTGCAAGTGCCGCGTTCAACTGTAATTTTATGTCTTCAACGCGACAACAACTATGTTGTATTTTTATCGACGAGGGCACAATTGCATGTGTGTCACTAGGCACACAATTGCAAGTGTGGTCTCGACTACAACTTTGTGTTGTTTTGTCAAGAGGGCTCGTTGCATGCATGCCAGTATCCATGCAATTGCAATTATTGCCCTTGATTGCAATTGCAAGTCTTCAACGCGACTGCAACTTTGTAGTGTTTTGTCGGAGGAGGTTAGTTGCATGGCTTGTATTAGGCATGCAATTGCAAGTGTCGTCTCCGACTGCAACTTTATCAACTTTATGTTGTTTTGTCAAGTGGGATCGTTGCATGCATGTCAGTATGCATGCAACTTCAATTATTGCCCCTACTTTCAATTGCATGTTTTCAACGCGACTGCAACTCCGTAGTGTGGTCAGTTGCATGGCTTCCACGAGGCATGCAACTGCAATTTTCACCCCGACTGCAACTCTTTGATGTTTTTGTCGTGGAGGGTAGTTGCATGTTTTCCACTAGGCAAGCAATCACATGGCACCCCGGCTACAAATGTATGTCTTTCATGCGTCTACGTACAACTTTGCGGTGTCTTTTTGCATGGGAGGGTAGTTGCATGTATGCCAGTAGGCACGCAACTACATGTCACCCCGGCTGCAAGTGTATGTATTCCATGCGGATACAACTCAGTTGTATTTTTATGATAGGAGGGTTAGTAGTTGCATGTCTATCACTAGGCACGCAATTGCAATTTGTCACGCCCGGTTGCAACAATGTGGTATTTTTGTTGGGTAAAAGGGGCAATTGCATGTCCTCCATGAGGAACGCTACTACAAGGGTCGCCCACAACCGCAACTCAACACTGCATGTCTTTACCGTAACTGTAACTTAGTGTTCTTTTGTCTGTAGGGGGGGGGGCATTTGCATGTCCGTCATTAGGCACGCAACTGCAATTATCGTCCACAACATGCAACCGCATGTCTTCAACATGACTCTAACTTAGTAGTGTTTTGTCGAGGAGGGGTAgttgcatgtctactagaatccaTGCAATTGTAAGTGTCACCCTCAACTGCAATTGCATGTCTATAATGTAATCGCAACTTAGTAGTGTTTCTCGGGGAAAGGGGACAATTGCATGTTTGCCATTAGGCACACAACTACAAGTTTGACCTCGACTGCAACTTATCGGTGTTTTGTCAGTGAAAGGATAGCTGCATGTCCCGCACTAGGCATGCAAGGACAAGTGTCATCCTGGACTATAACGATATGTATTTAATGTGACTATGAGTTAGTGGTGTTTTTGTTGAGGAGAGCTGGGCAATTGCATGTCTATCACTAGGCACGAAACTGCAAGTGTCGCCTCAACTAGAATTGAATGACTTCAACACAAGTGTAACTTGCTATTATTTTGTTGGGAGGAGTGGGGTAGTTGCATGTCTGCTGGTAGACACGCAACTGCAAGTGTCCTCCCGGCTGCAACTAACTCTCTTCAAGGAAAATACAACTTCGATGGTGTTTTGTCTCGGGAGTGGGACAGTTGTATGTTTGTCACTAGATACACAACTGCAAGTACCCCAATCCCCCGCACGCGGACTACAACTGTCGGAGGGGGGGTCTCCACGGTCACTTCCATGTGTCGTTCCTCATGTGCAAATAATTTAACTTATTGTTTTATTTTTACCCCacgcaaacatttttttaaatacgcAACGATTTTTTCAAATGCAAGTTCAACTTTTTAAAATACAAGACTAATATTTTAATACACATTGTATTTACATTTTTCGCACTCAAAATCCCTACTTGTTTTTTTAATCGCTTCATTTGAAATAAAAATGGGGCCGGGGGGAAACCCCTTTCGttcaaaaaaatgtgtttttctaaaatatatttttaatattttttaaaaatacaaCACAAACTTATTTTTGAGTGCATGAtgcatatttttaaaatacaaagaTGTTTTTGTTCAATGCAGGATAAATATAAGCATTTTTTTACATTTATTATGGAACAACCAAAAAGTTAACAAGAAGAAAAGACAAGAAAATATGACGTGAAAAGAGACGCATGCCACAAAACCATACGTGAAAAGACACGCATGCCACAAAACCATTCAACATGATCGTGCCACGAACTTCGTTCCGTCGGTTCGACCCATATGTGGCTGACGCAGCCAGaaaataaaataacagaaaaatcTCAAAACAACAAAACGGCAGGAGAGCGAAGTCTCAGTCAGCTGAGTCCTAGCCAGACCCTATATAATACTCCCTACTGCGTACTTCATGTGGATTACACAGCCACCGCCGCCTCGACGCCGCCTCCCATCGTCAGCCGCCATGGCCATGGTATCCTGTTGCTTGGGCTCGACGCTCTCCCGCTCCCTCCGCCTCCACCCCTTCCCCGTCTCCGTGCCCTCCTCTCACCTCCGTACCCGCCACAGCCCTGACCGCCCCACCATCCGCGCCGCCGCCAAACCCAGCCCCTGCGCTGCCGTCCGCTCCGGGTTTCCTTTCCTCCCGGCATCTTGGGGCATGTCCAGCAACATCGGCGGCGGCGACGCCAACCTACCCTTTGGTGGAGGCGacatcggcggcggcggctgcggcggcggcggcagcatgGCCGGCGATGGGGCCGAAGACGACATGCCAATTGAGGGCTTCCTGGAGCTGGACGGTATCGTGCAGTGGCTCCGCCGTCTGCTCCAGCATGGCGGCGCCTCAAAGGAGCACCTCCTCGCCGACGACCTCTTGACCACTATGAGCTGTTTGATCGGCATCTTCGCCAAGGTACGCCAGAAAAGACTGCACTTCAGTGTTTCAGCTGTTTGGAATGCCGAAATGGAATCACATATTTGCGCGAGTCAAAGTGAGCTTAGTGGCTCCCTCTTTGTTCTTTTTTGGAATTCGGTTGAAATTTGAGAGCCTTGATTTGATCCCGGTCAGGTCtgcttgattttttttaattatttttttcgAATAGGTCTGTTTGATTTAGCATGCTGTGTGCCCTCGTATGTTGTCACATTAAAGGCTTATTTGTTTACAGGGACTAGACTAAAAAATCCCTTTTAGTCCTTTGTAATCAAAAGGAATGCACTTTTCCTTAATAAAAAAAAAACTCTACTGAAAGGACTTTTTTATTTAATCCCTGATACTAAAAGAAAAGTCTAATCCCTTAAAAACAAACACCACCTTATTCTGTTCACACGAGCACCCGGCTGACAGGTGCCGTTTGTAGCCTTCCCGAATTCAGCCGAGTCAAATAGAAGTCACATCAGACAGTAACTTCCCAAAGCACGTTAAGCTATCATTTGCGACTTGACCTAACCAAGCATGCTTGTTTTAGATGCAAAAAAGGAAATGATATCAAACAATGATCCAGTTCCAAACTTCACTgaaaattactccctccgtttctaaatataagtctttctagatatttcactacggactacattCGAAATAAAATGAGTGAATTCACACTTTAAAACATGTCTTTATAGTACATCCATATATAGTTCGtagtgaaatttttaaaaagacttatgtTTAAAAATGAAAGGAGTAGTTTTGTATCGCATTACCAATGCATACAAATTTTAACTGAAAATTAGCATTGTGCTGCACTACTGGTGCATACAGCTTTAGCTGAAGAATAGATAAATGCTCCTCCAGGGAAAACCATATTCAGCCAACCGTGGCATATGCATTAAActtcagaaattctacatcacatTACACTCAGTAAGACTCATTCATCACATCTGCATCTTCTGTCGCCAGATTGTTGCACATCTTCAGCGCTCCCCTCTATGTACAGGAATTTCACCTCAATGCCAGTTGCCCTGGGTCCTCCAATtgtttgatcgagtcttatatatatatattattatgTCGAGGGCATCCGCACGAACTGGGGCACTAGCACAGCCTTGCAGATTTGATCGAGACCAGAACCAATTTCAACCGCCCTGACTTCATGGAAAACGCCATCACATTGCAGCCTGGGACATCTGGAAGCAGATGAATGGATTCATCTTTGAGAATGTTACCACCTCTCACTGTGCTTAGCACAACTTCAAATCAAACATACTCTCTTTAGCTCATGCATAGGATCACCATCACTAACTCCCTGCAGTGACCTAACTGCTTCCAAGGTTAAGCATATATAGGTTGTTTTCCTGCCCCCACAACATTTTCATCAAGCTCAGCCACTTGTATACATTTATGTAATTTGTGGTGTTTATTTATGAATAAACTTATATACTGTTGGAGTGTCTACTACAAATTTTCTTGCTCTTCCTTGTTTTTGGCTTGCGACGCTTTGTCATAAACTAAAAGATgctacttttttttcttttatcagGACAATGTCGAGTGTCAACCTTCCAGTGGCATGGTATATGCTCCCACTTCCCTTTGATTATTTCCCTTATTGTTGCACCAATGTCATGAACACAATGACATTGTGCCTTACCAACTCGTTAATGCTCGACAGGATGCTATCAATCCTGTGGGAGCTGAGCCAAGCAGCTGCAATGGCAAAAATGATGAGAAACATGCAGTAATTCCGACTGTTCTGAATAGCACTACAAATTCTATGAGCAGTTACTCTTATAAAAACACTGGGACGGAAACAATGGTGACAACAACTTGCGTCGTTTTCTTTCCTCTCCCTGTCCGTATCTTCCTAGTTTTATTTTTGCTCTCTGACGTATTGTTTTGTTGATTCAGAGAAAGAGAGCAACCAACAGTCCAATTCATCATGTTGACATAGGCATTCCTGATGATGAAAATGATTCTGATGAGAATGAGAAGAAAATGAAGGTGATTATCCTTTCCCTGGCATTAGACTATACCAAAAGCTCTGTAGCTGCGCCAATTTTTCTTACTGCTTTGTCTGAACTCAGGGTAGGCATGGTTTTGTCTTGAACACTGCGATCGCCTCACTTGCTTGCTCAGGGTTTCTCATTCCTAATTGGACTTTATTTTGCTCAAATGCAAATTTTGGCACTTGGAAGGACATCATTCCCACAGCACACATTGTAGTGACCATCATCAGCCTTATTCTGATAGGTCCTGCTTCAAGCTTCAAGGAGGGAGCATTGCCTGAAAATCTTGGATTCAAAGTCCTACAAATAGTGCAGCTTTTAATACTTCTGTGGTTGTGCGCAGCACCATTTATAACACTGTGTGTTTGTAGAGGTGTTTCCAAATCAGTTGTATGGCCTTTTGCATGTGTCGTCTTGTGCATGACGGTGGTCATTTGGCTGAATTACTTTCAGCCGACAGAGGTACAATGCCTCTTGATCACGACTGATGATTTCAAATTAAAAAGTAGTAAGGTATCATACATATGTCctttgattctttttttctctttcagaTGGTGATTAAGCGCATAAAGACTATGTTCAAGAAAGCGACACAGTGGCTGGGAAATCTAAGCCGACCTGAATGTATAATTGCTAAATTCAAGAAAGTGCGAGGGACTCAGAGAGGCCAGAGTCAGCCCATGGAAACTGTGTAGGCAGAGTAAGCTTCCTACTTGTTTACATTCTGGGTTATCTGAGATTATATGAATTTTGCTTTCTTTCAGACGAAGTGGACAAAGAGACAGTAACGAATTAGGATAGTTCATTGAATTGTCATATGTTGCCCTTTATAATGTTCGAACATTGGGATAATGTAGGAGAATATAATTTTGCATGAGCACTGTTTTCATTATGTTTAATGTCACTGGTTATGTATGAGTGAATGTACTAACCGCTGCTATTCTGACTGCAGAGAACCCTATATGATGTGCTCTCGTGGGGATATAACATTCGTGAAATCGAAGTGAGATGAGGCTCTACGCAGTGGGTTGAAGAAAAAATTGCAACTGAACTTAAAGACTTTATTTCCCTTAGCAATTTGTTTCCTTGATTATTTTTTCCCCTGAGCAGATTCAGTGTCTATTACAGTCGTTTGACTGATTTTGACTATGATTATGCCACAATTCAGTGTGTGTTTTACGATTTGAATGGGGTTGATATGACTGGTCGGAACTTATGAACGATTTGAGATGTGATGTGATCACGATCAACAGTAATTCTGAGGTAGCGCCTTTTTGAGATAGTGTTTTGTTTAACTGTACTGACGTAAAAAAATAAGTAATGGGGATGAACAAATTGCCTGCTTTATTTGGTAACTGATTTCGTAATCCTAAGGTAGTAGTACTTGCTTCAGTAACACTCCTACTCCAGAACAAAAAAGTAAGAATAAAGGCAATGAATAATACCTGGGTTTTTTTTTGTTTCAACATGGAATTGTATTGAAACCCATCACAGTGGCTGTCAAGTGCGACGGTGGACGAGTTTTGCCGTGCTCCACAATGATTTGGGCAGTCTGAGGCAAGAAAAACATGAGCATGTGCAGGAGGATGGGCACATCCATAACCGCCGCCGGCAGCCAATGCCGCGGATTGAGTCACCGTCGATGCCGGAGAGGCGGAGATCCATGTCTCGCCACTACATCCGACGCCGTCCCCTTGGGCTCTGCGAGCTGCCGCTAGagtaggaggacaaggaggagctgCAGACCAGATGGCTGAGATGCTCAAGGCCCAGCCACCAAGGACGGGAAGAGGAAGCAAAAGGATTGCGCCGCCGGCTATCGTTCACAGGGGAATGAGTGAGGTGTGTGTTTGTGGATAAGGAGGATTGGGTGAAGGTAGGCGGAGACTGGCCAAAAGTGTTGTTTTGTCCTCGATACCTCTCTCGTAGACGGACACAGATCAGACATGCAAACGGAATGTCACCGTCTGCCTCGCAGCCTCCCATCCACCGCCCAGCCTGAATCCAACGGACCACATTTTCTCAAGGCAAAACAACTTCCAGACAGAGAACACAGACCAGGTCAGCGCGTCGGCGGTAAAATCTGACGGGGAAAGCAGGGAAAAGGCGGGCTTTGGCGGGGCGATTCGCCGGCGTCTCCTCGTCTCGCGGCCGGCCGCCGCTGCCGTCGCCACCCGCGgttgccgcccgccgtcgccgccgtcgccactgAGGAGAGGCAGGGACGAGCGCCGTCCGCCGCGGGAACCAGGGCCAAACGCCTCCGTGGGTCGGGGACGAGCGCCGTCCGCCGCGGGAGCCGGGGACgagcgccgccgcgagcagcggaccGTTCATCATCGTCAGCAACCACTTCTCaggttccctctctctctcttattcCATTATTGCCAGAGGTGGGGCCAGCTTTGAGTCAGCACTATATTCTCTGAATCTGCTGAGCTTTGTGTCCGGTTTTAACATAGGAGTGCGGTTTTGAGTCAGCACTACATTTCTGAATAATTCTATAACTTGTATACTACATCACTTGCAGTGAGTAATTCCGCATAATTCTATTTAGAAATTTGGCAGCGAGTATTCCTGAACAATTCTATTCAGAAATTTGGCAGCACTTGTATACTACTATTACACTTGTAATTCTATTCAGAAATGTGACAGCACTTGTATACTACTTTGTAATTTCAGTTAGCTTCTATCTTGTTCCACTAATTTGTATACACCGTGGAATTTGGCAGAACCGTGTGTTGTGCGATGGGATCGATTGGCAACAGGATACCCGAAGTTGGTATGCGGTTCAGAAATTCGGATGAGGCTTGGGAGTTCTGGCTGCAATATGGAGGTCAAATAGGCTTTGATGTGAGGAAAAGAAATACCATCAAAAGTAGAACTGATGGAACAATCACTTCATGCAGGTTTGTTTGTTCCAATGAAGGCATTCGAAGAAAAAGTCAAATAGATCACGAGCCGAAGTGCATTAGAGCCGAAACAAGAACAAATTGTAAAGTTCGGATGATTGTTTCATTTGATGCATTTTGAGAGGACGGTGGAAGTAAAACGAACAAAGGAATTGCAACCTGAATTCAATGCAAGAAAATATATACCAAGAATTAAGATGTACACTCCTATGTTGGTGGAAGCAAGCAAAGTGTACACTTCGATTATATTTGAAGCTTTCCAAGGTGAGTATGAAAGATCAACGGCTGCATGTTGTAGAGTATTGGATGGAAATAACAGATTTGTC
This region includes:
- the LOC123452468 gene encoding uncharacterized protein LOC123452468, with product MWITQPPPPRRRLPSSAAMAMVSCCLGSTLSRSLRLHPFPVSVPSSHLRTRHSPDRPTIRAAAKPSPCAAVRSGFPFLPASWGMSSNIGGGDANLPFGGGDIGGGGCGGGGSMAGDGAEDDMPIEGFLELDGIVQWLRRLLQHGGASKEHLLADDLLTTMSCLIGIFAKDNVECQPSSGMDAINPVGAEPSSCNGKNDEKHAVIPTVLNSTTNSMSSYSYKNTGTETMRKRATNSPIHHVDIGIPDDENDSDENEKKMKMVIKRIKTMFKKATQWLGNLSRPECIIAKFKKVRGTQRGQSQPMETV